A region from the Vanessa atalanta unplaced genomic scaffold, ilVanAtal1.2, whole genome shotgun sequence genome encodes:
- the LOC125076631 gene encoding translation initiation factor IF-2-like, translating to METASDASVRFVDHDESDSDSDSARLTADRRGNSKNGLSQARAELKKKEEEDRELAFERTLRSRAFKKAPAAAPVVNEPTPAISITDPADLSAEELRAEAGRNAAQIREVALKSSNLKGGFIKKLKDAATSLEGVVEALASRTEAEESRRLRADNNRLHREVENLKAELKAHRREYAEMRTTVAAATEAANTPRGAPSMEELKDFIVRSIGAAMKDQLAGLEERLPARMQRPPSAADKPQEVTPSHASAARQPAIPKKARKTAPPVAQSPTAGPSCATVSAPVAPATSQTPPNKVTSWSTVVKKGRKGSKTTSSADATAAKAPPKTPQPAKSKLATPRSAAIVLTLQPEAVGKGVTYAQVLERAEQSVKLQDLGISGGLKVRRTATGARALELPKAQAEQADRLAAKLRTVLDGVADVVRPVKKADLKVTGLDDSVTLEKLAAAIAHAGDCSSEAVKCGVMQRGPGYMGMVRVTCPLTAAKKLAAAGRLLVGWSSAK from the coding sequence ATGGAGACAGCGTCGGACGCCTCGGTCCGGTTCGTCGACCATGACGAATCCGACTCGGACTCCGACTCGGCGAGACTCACTGCCGACCGCCGCGGCAACTCAAAGAACGGGCTCAGCCAAGCTAGGGCTGAACTAAAAAAGAAAGAGGAGGAAGACAGGGAACTCGCCTTCGAGCGTACCCTGCGCAGCCGAGCCTTTAAAAAGGCGCCGGCTGCGGCGCCGGTGGTCAACGAGCCGACCCCCGCAATAAGCATCACAGACCCAGCCGACTTAAGCGCCGAGGAGCTCCGCGCGGAGGCTGGCCGAAATGCGGCCCAGATCCGAGAGGTCGCTCTTAAATCCTCCAACTTGAAAGGAGGGTTTATTAAAAAGCTAAAGGACGCAGCGACCTCTCTGGAGGGTGTGGTCGAGGCCCTCGCCTCTCGGACGGAGGCCGAGGAGAGCAGGAGGCTCCGGGCGGATAACAACCGCCTGCACAGGGAGGTTGAAAACCTCAAGGCGGAGCTAAAGGCCCACCGCCGTGAGTACGCGGAGATGCGTACCACGGTGGCAGCGGCGACCGAGGCGGCCAACACCCCGCGAGGCGCTCCTTCGATGGAGGAGCTCAAGGACTTCATCGTCAGGTCGATCGGCGCGGCGATGAAGGACCAATTGGCGGGCCTGGAGGAGCGCCTCCCTGCGAGGATGCAGCGACCTCCCTCCGCGGCAGATAAACCGCAAGAGGTGACGCCGTCTCACGCGTCGGCGGCCCGTCAGCCGGCGATACCGAAAAAGGCCAGGAAAACGGCCCCACCAGTGGCACAATCGCCGACCGCAGGCCCTTCATGTGCGACGGTAAGCGCCCCGGTTGCACCGGCGACGTCCCAGACACCACCGAACAAGGTAACGTCCTGGTCCACGGTGGTGAAGAAGGGCAGGAAGGGGAGCAAGACCACCTCTTCCGCCGACGCTACGGCCGCAAAGGCGCCGCCGAAGACGCCCCAGCCAGCCAAATCGAAGCTGGCCACCCCTCGCTCGGCTGCAATCGTTCTCACGTTGCAGCCGGAAGCAGTAGGAAAGGGCGTCACCTACGCGCAGGTCCTGGAGAGAGCGGAGCAAAGTGTCAAGCTCCAGGACCTAGGAATCAGCGGTGGGCTGAAGGTGCGACGCACGGCGACCGGAGCCAGGGCTCTCGAGCTGCCGAAAGCCCAAGCGGAGCAGGCCGATAGGTTGGCGGCGAAGCTCCGCACAGTTCTCGACGGGGTCGCTGACGTAGTGCGCCCGGTCAAGAAGGCCGACCTGAAGGTGACGGGGCTCGACGACTCCGTCACCTTGGAGAAACTGGCCGCGGCGATCGCGCACGCCGGTGACTGCTCCTCCGAGGCGGTGAAGTGCGGAGTGATGCAGCGCGGACCCGGCTATATGGGGATGGTCCGCGTCACCTGCCCCCTCACGGCAGCGAAGAAGCTGGCCGCTGCCGGTCGCCTCCTCGtcgggtggagctcggccaag